In Listeria cossartiae subsp. cossartiae, one genomic interval encodes:
- the codY gene encoding GTP-sensing pleiotropic transcriptional regulator CodY, whose protein sequence is MTLLEKTRKINAMLQNAAGKTVNFKEMADTLTDVIEANTYIVSRKGKLLGYSEALPIENDRMKQMLTERQFPEEYTQSLFNVGETSSNLEVSSQYTAFPIENSELFTKGLTTIVPIVGGGERLGTLILSRLESNFTDDDLLLAEYGGTVVGMEILHEKAEEIEEEARSRAVVQMAISSLSYSELEAIEHIFDELNGKEGLLVASKIADRVGITRSVIVNALRKLESAGVIDSRSLGMKGTFIRVLNDKFLVELEKLKNN, encoded by the coding sequence ATGACTTTATTAGAAAAAACAAGAAAAATTAATGCGATGTTACAAAACGCTGCAGGAAAAACAGTAAACTTCAAAGAAATGGCAGATACACTTACTGATGTAATTGAAGCAAATACGTATATTGTAAGCCGTAAAGGTAAATTACTTGGTTATTCTGAAGCACTTCCAATCGAAAACGATCGTATGAAACAAATGCTGACAGAACGCCAATTTCCAGAAGAATATACTCAAAGTCTTTTCAATGTAGGCGAAACTTCTTCTAACTTAGAAGTATCAAGCCAATATACTGCTTTCCCAATCGAAAACAGCGAATTATTCACGAAAGGTTTAACAACTATCGTACCAATCGTTGGCGGCGGAGAACGTCTTGGAACGCTTATCTTATCTCGTTTAGAAAGTAATTTCACTGATGATGATTTGCTTTTAGCTGAGTACGGTGGAACGGTTGTTGGAATGGAAATCTTACATGAAAAAGCAGAAGAAATTGAAGAAGAAGCTCGTAGCCGTGCCGTTGTACAAATGGCAATTAGCTCACTTTCTTATAGTGAACTAGAAGCAATTGAACATATTTTTGACGAATTAAATGGTAAAGAAGGCCTTCTTGTTGCCTCTAAAATCGCGGACCGTGTCGGCATTACACGTTCTGTTATCGTAAACGCACTTCGTAAATTAGAAAGTGCGGGCGTTATTGATTCTCGCTCATTAGGAATGAAAGGTACATTTATCCGTGTGCTGAATGATAAATTCCTAGTAGAACTAGAAAAATTGAAAAATAACTAA
- a CDS encoding acyl-CoA thioesterase produces MEIAETTIEVRYAETDQMGVVYHNNYLVWMEIGRTRLIEKLGFRYFDMEEAGYLSPVLDVHIHYGKPLRYGQKAVVKTWIKGYDGLRVTYGYEICYEDTNEVAITGETAHVCVTKEDFRPVSLRRTFPNWHEAYLKALE; encoded by the coding sequence ATGGAAATTGCTGAAACAACCATTGAAGTACGCTATGCAGAAACGGACCAGATGGGCGTTGTTTATCATAATAATTACCTTGTTTGGATGGAAATCGGCCGAACAAGATTAATTGAAAAATTAGGGTTTCGCTATTTTGATATGGAAGAAGCAGGGTATCTTTCTCCTGTGTTAGATGTGCACATTCATTACGGAAAACCGCTGCGATACGGACAGAAGGCAGTTGTAAAAACATGGATAAAAGGGTATGATGGACTTCGTGTTACTTATGGTTATGAAATTTGCTATGAAGATACGAATGAAGTTGCAATTACAGGTGAAACGGCGCACGTATGTGTAACCAAAGAAGATTTTCGCCCTGTATCGTTAAGAAGAACATTTCCGAATTGGCATGAAGCCTATCTAAAAGCTTTAGAATAA
- a CDS encoding aldose 1-epimerase family protein — MIKLENELLLVEMKTAGAELTRISRKDTGLEYLWNADSKFWGRHSPVLFPTVGRLVEDTYFVDGKPYHLGQHGFARDRDFKVIEQTDNSVRFELDADEDSFAVYPYKFKLSIIYTLEKDTVAISYEVENRDDKRIYFSIGAHPAFNLPLTEGTVFEDYYLDFGTEENLETLCLEGPYRSGAIEKVVDEPARYLPLNYDLFKNDALIFEALKQKEVTIKSDKTPHFVKVSFPEFPFVGIWTAKTGTPFLCIEPWYGIADGAGESVELRDKAGIEHLEPEAVFASEYTITVG, encoded by the coding sequence ATGATTAAACTAGAAAATGAATTATTGCTTGTAGAAATGAAAACAGCCGGCGCTGAATTAACACGTATTTCGCGCAAAGATACTGGACTTGAGTATTTGTGGAATGCGGATAGCAAATTTTGGGGACGTCATTCACCAGTTTTATTTCCAACTGTTGGAAGACTAGTGGAGGACACTTACTTTGTAGATGGCAAGCCGTATCACTTAGGGCAGCATGGTTTTGCTCGTGACCGAGATTTTAAAGTAATAGAGCAAACCGACAATTCGGTGCGCTTTGAACTGGACGCTGACGAAGATTCGTTCGCCGTTTATCCTTACAAATTTAAATTATCGATTATTTATACGCTTGAAAAAGACACTGTCGCTATTTCTTATGAAGTAGAAAACAGAGACGATAAGCGCATTTATTTTTCCATCGGTGCGCACCCAGCATTTAATTTGCCACTAACAGAAGGTACTGTGTTTGAAGACTATTATTTAGACTTTGGAACAGAAGAGAATTTAGAAACACTTTGTTTAGAAGGACCTTATCGTAGCGGCGCAATTGAAAAAGTCGTGGATGAGCCAGCGAGATATTTGCCGCTAAACTATGACTTATTTAAAAACGATGCACTAATTTTTGAAGCTTTGAAACAAAAAGAAGTGACAATCAAGTCGGATAAAACGCCACATTTTGTGAAAGTAAGCTTCCCTGAATTCCCGTTTGTAGGAATTTGGACGGCAAAAACAGGAACACCTTTCTTATGTATTGAGCCGTGGTATGGCATTGCGGACGGTGCTGGGGAATCGGTCGAACTGCGAGATAAAGCAGGGATAGAGCACCTAGAACCAGAAGCAGTTTTTGCATCGGAATATACAATTACAGTTGGATAA
- the plsY gene encoding glycerol-3-phosphate 1-O-acyltransferase PlsY, translated as MTINLILLSLLAYVIGSIPSGLWIGKIFYKKDIREFGSGNLGATNSFRVLGIKAGSIVTVMDILKGTVATLLPYFFQLNVDHHFWLLTGAFAIIGHSFPLFAGFRGGKAVATSAGVILAYAPLLFVAALVVFLVTLKLSKYVSLSSMIGALAALIISFFMGDWILIILVAGIATFVIWRHRANITRIRNGEEPKIKWM; from the coding sequence ATGACAATTAACTTAATTCTGCTTTCTTTATTAGCCTATGTGATTGGTTCGATACCATCTGGTTTATGGATTGGCAAAATTTTCTACAAAAAAGATATTCGCGAGTTCGGTAGTGGTAACTTAGGCGCGACGAATTCGTTCCGGGTGCTTGGAATTAAAGCTGGTAGCATTGTTACCGTGATGGACATTTTAAAAGGGACTGTCGCAACATTACTTCCATATTTTTTCCAGCTAAACGTAGATCATCATTTCTGGCTACTTACTGGAGCATTTGCGATTATCGGCCATAGTTTCCCACTTTTTGCCGGATTCCGCGGCGGAAAAGCGGTTGCTACTTCGGCGGGTGTCATCCTTGCGTATGCGCCACTACTATTTGTAGCTGCTCTAGTCGTCTTCTTAGTTACACTAAAACTTAGCAAATATGTATCGCTTAGCTCAATGATCGGAGCACTGGCAGCATTAATTATTTCTTTTTTCATGGGAGATTGGATTTTAATTATTCTCGTTGCTGGTATCGCGACATTTGTTATTTGGCGCCACCGAGCAAACATTACTCGTATTCGTAACGGCGAAGAACCAAAAATAAAATGGATGTAA
- a CDS encoding CoA-binding protein yields MQNPTKEEIRHILKQAKVIAVVGLSDKPDRTSYRVSQIMQQAGYKIIPVNPNADEILGEKAVKNLTDIEEHVDIVNVFRRSEFLPDIAKAFDQIDADVFWAQLGIVNQEAFDFLTEKGYPTVMDYCIKVAYQEMD; encoded by the coding sequence ATGCAAAATCCAACAAAAGAAGAAATCCGACATATTTTAAAGCAGGCAAAAGTAATCGCAGTCGTTGGTTTGAGTGATAAGCCAGACCGCACAAGTTACCGAGTGAGTCAGATAATGCAGCAAGCTGGATACAAAATTATTCCAGTAAACCCTAATGCAGACGAAATTCTTGGCGAAAAAGCTGTTAAGAACTTAACGGATATCGAGGAACATGTTGATATTGTCAATGTCTTTCGTCGCTCAGAGTTTTTACCTGATATAGCTAAGGCGTTTGACCAAATTGATGCAGATGTATTTTGGGCACAACTTGGCATTGTTAATCAGGAAGCATTTGATTTTTTGACAGAAAAAGGATATCCTACTGTCATGGATTATTGCATTAAGGTTGCTTATCAAGAAATGGATTAA
- the parE gene encoding DNA topoisomerase IV subunit B has translation MNRNDYNDDSIQVLEGLEAVRKRPAMYIGSTDVRGLHHLVYEIVDNSVDETLAGFGKKIVVTLHEDNSVSVSDEGRGMPVGMHKTGKPTVEVILTVLHAGGKFGQEGGYKTSGGLHGVGSSVVNALSEWLVVTINRDGATYQQKFKDGGKPDGTLKKIGKSKATGTTIRFKPDPAIFPTTSFNYETLSERLRESAFLLKGMLIELIDERVGMAEAFHFEEGVKNFVEYINEGKDVLHPVASFEGENATIEVEMAFQFNDGYSENILSFVNNVRTRGAGSHESGMKAAMTRIFNDYARRVNLLKEKDKNLEGSDIREGLSAVLSIRVPEKILQFEGQTKEKLGTQEARQAVDAVVAEHLAYFLAENPETSSLLVKKAVKAREAREAARKAREETRNGKKKKRSETLLSGKLTPAQSRNPNKNELYLVEGDSAGGSAKQGRDRRFQAILPLRGKVINTEKAKLQDILKNEEISTIIHTVGAGVGTEFDVEDCNYDKVVIMTDADTDGAHIQVLLLTFFYRYMRPLVEAGKVFIALPPLYKVSRGSGKKEVIEYAWTDEELDSAIQKIGKGYMIQRYKGLGEMNADQLWETTMNPDTRTLIRVRVDDSARAERRVATLMGDKVEPRRQWIEKHVEFSMEDSQNILENENMMVEEAKDI, from the coding sequence ATGAATCGGAATGATTATAATGATGATTCTATTCAGGTGCTTGAAGGACTGGAAGCGGTCCGGAAACGTCCAGCGATGTATATTGGTTCAACCGATGTCCGCGGGCTGCACCATTTAGTATATGAAATAGTGGACAACTCGGTCGATGAGACCCTTGCAGGTTTTGGTAAGAAAATTGTTGTGACACTTCATGAAGACAATAGTGTTAGCGTGAGCGATGAAGGTCGTGGGATGCCTGTTGGGATGCACAAAACTGGCAAACCCACAGTAGAAGTTATTTTAACCGTTCTTCATGCCGGTGGTAAATTCGGTCAAGAAGGCGGCTACAAAACAAGTGGTGGACTCCATGGTGTTGGTTCATCCGTTGTAAATGCACTTTCAGAATGGTTAGTTGTAACAATTAATCGTGATGGCGCAACCTACCAACAAAAATTTAAAGATGGTGGGAAGCCTGATGGAACACTGAAAAAAATCGGAAAATCAAAAGCCACTGGGACAACGATTCGCTTTAAACCAGATCCAGCGATTTTTCCAACTACTTCATTTAACTATGAAACATTATCGGAACGTTTAAGAGAATCAGCATTCCTTTTAAAAGGGATGTTAATCGAATTAATCGACGAACGTGTAGGTATGGCAGAGGCTTTCCACTTTGAAGAAGGTGTGAAGAACTTTGTTGAATATATTAATGAAGGCAAAGATGTGCTTCATCCAGTAGCTAGTTTTGAAGGAGAAAATGCGACCATTGAAGTAGAAATGGCGTTCCAATTCAATGATGGCTACTCTGAAAATATCTTGAGCTTCGTAAATAACGTTCGAACTCGCGGGGCTGGCTCTCATGAATCGGGAATGAAAGCTGCGATGACGCGGATTTTCAATGACTATGCTCGCCGGGTAAATCTTTTAAAAGAAAAAGATAAAAACCTTGAAGGTAGCGATATTCGGGAAGGTTTATCGGCAGTACTTTCGATTCGTGTTCCAGAAAAAATCCTTCAATTCGAAGGTCAAACGAAAGAGAAATTAGGGACGCAGGAAGCTCGCCAGGCGGTTGATGCGGTTGTAGCGGAACATTTAGCTTACTTCCTTGCTGAAAACCCAGAAACAAGCTCCCTTCTCGTTAAAAAGGCAGTTAAAGCCCGCGAAGCCAGAGAAGCTGCTAGAAAAGCCCGCGAAGAAACACGTAACGGCAAGAAAAAGAAACGCTCAGAAACACTTCTTTCTGGAAAATTAACACCGGCACAATCACGCAATCCTAACAAAAATGAACTTTACCTAGTCGAAGGTGACTCGGCGGGAGGCTCAGCCAAACAAGGTCGTGACCGTCGTTTCCAAGCTATTTTGCCACTTCGAGGAAAAGTAATCAATACCGAAAAAGCCAAACTACAAGATATCTTAAAAAATGAAGAAATTAGTACGATTATCCATACAGTTGGCGCAGGGGTTGGTACGGAGTTCGATGTCGAGGATTGTAACTATGACAAAGTAGTTATCATGACCGATGCCGATACCGATGGCGCGCACATTCAAGTATTACTTCTGACATTTTTCTATCGTTACATGCGTCCACTTGTTGAAGCTGGTAAAGTTTTCATTGCCTTACCACCACTTTATAAAGTAAGCCGGGGTTCCGGGAAAAAAGAAGTAATTGAATACGCTTGGACAGACGAAGAATTAGATTCTGCTATCCAAAAAATTGGTAAAGGCTACATGATCCAACGTTACAAAGGTCTTGGTGAGATGAACGCCGACCAACTTTGGGAAACAACGATGAATCCAGACACACGGACATTAATTCGTGTGCGAGTGGACGATTCTGCGCGTGCTGAACGCCGCGTGGCAACACTGATGGGGGATAAAGTAGAACCTAGACGTCAGTGGATTGAAAAGCATGTCGAGTTTTCTATGGAAGATAGCCAAAATATTTTAGAAAATGAAAACATGATGGTTGAGGAGGCGAAAGACATTTGA
- the parC gene encoding DNA topoisomerase IV subunit A — protein sequence MSNPEQHIQDLALEEVMGDRFGRYSKYIIQERALPDVRDGLKPVQRRILFAMNVEGNTAEKGFRKSAKTVGNVIGNYHPHGDSSVYEAMVRMSQDWKVRNMLIEMHGNNGSVDGDPPAAMRYTEARLSPISAELLRDIEKETVDFIPNFDDTSSEPTVLPARFPNLLVNGSTGISAGYATDIPPHNLTEIIEAVMKRLDNPLCTTDDIMKIVKGPDFPTGGIIQGIDGIRKAYQTGKGRVVVRSKTEIEDIRGGRKQITIHEIPYEVNKANLVKRMDELRIEKKIEGISEVRDETDRTGLRIAVELKKDANAEGVLNYLFKNTDLQVSYNFNMVAINRKRPELMGIIPMLDAYIEHQKEIITKRSEYDIRKARARQHILEGLIKALSILDEVIKLIRGSKDKRDAKLNLQTKYDFSEKQAEAIVSLQLYRLTNTDIHELQSEAKSLAEQISVLEKILGDEAELVAVLKEELAEIKKKYKTARRTEVQAEITEIKIDTEVLVANEDVIVSVTKEGYVKRTSQRSYAASNGAELAMKEADHAIFIQKMNSLDSLLLFTSKGNFIYRPVHELPDIRWKNLGDHVSHLASDLSAGEEIRSAIAIQAFTEEKRFLFVTKNGMTKQSAITNYKPQRYSKSMMAIKLKDDDELLSVHLIDGTEDIFLATKNGYGLRYSITEIPESGARTAGVKAINLKQEDIVVGGVVLTPNEQKHILLATQRGSLKQMKASEFEPISRAKRGLLMLRELKSNPHRFIGLTLADSNDHLFIETNTDQVVEIDVANLRITDRYSNGSFVLDETMEGEPTSIWLAIPEIKDTTDAKDE from the coding sequence TTGAGTAATCCAGAACAACATATCCAAGACTTAGCGCTAGAAGAAGTTATGGGCGACCGTTTTGGTAGATATAGTAAATACATTATTCAAGAACGTGCGCTTCCAGATGTTCGTGACGGACTGAAACCAGTACAACGCCGGATTTTATTCGCAATGAATGTCGAAGGAAATACAGCCGAAAAAGGTTTCCGTAAATCTGCCAAAACAGTCGGAAACGTTATCGGTAACTACCATCCACATGGTGACTCTTCCGTTTACGAAGCAATGGTGCGGATGAGTCAAGACTGGAAAGTACGTAATATGCTGATTGAAATGCACGGGAATAACGGTAGTGTCGACGGGGATCCACCTGCTGCGATGCGTTATACGGAAGCTCGTCTTTCACCAATTTCAGCTGAATTACTGCGCGACATCGAAAAAGAAACAGTCGATTTCATTCCTAACTTTGACGATACTTCTAGTGAGCCAACTGTTTTGCCAGCGCGTTTTCCGAACCTTTTAGTCAATGGTTCTACAGGTATTTCCGCTGGTTATGCGACAGATATTCCGCCGCACAATTTAACGGAAATCATTGAGGCTGTAATGAAGCGATTAGATAACCCACTTTGTACAACGGATGATATTATGAAAATTGTCAAAGGCCCAGATTTCCCAACAGGTGGGATTATTCAAGGGATTGACGGCATTCGTAAAGCATATCAAACCGGTAAAGGGCGCGTTGTTGTTCGTTCCAAAACAGAAATTGAAGATATTCGTGGTGGTAGAAAACAAATCACGATCCATGAAATTCCTTATGAAGTAAATAAAGCGAACCTAGTAAAACGCATGGATGAACTTCGTATTGAGAAAAAAATTGAAGGTATTTCAGAAGTGCGAGATGAAACGGACCGCACTGGACTACGCATTGCCGTCGAGCTTAAAAAAGATGCCAATGCGGAAGGCGTGTTGAACTACCTTTTCAAAAATACAGATTTACAAGTGAGTTATAATTTCAATATGGTTGCGATCAATCGAAAACGCCCAGAGCTAATGGGGATTATCCCGATGCTTGACGCTTATATTGAACACCAAAAAGAAATTATTACGAAACGCTCTGAGTACGATATTCGCAAAGCTCGCGCGCGCCAACATATTTTAGAAGGATTAATTAAAGCACTTTCTATTTTAGATGAAGTTATTAAATTAATTCGTGGCTCGAAAGACAAACGTGATGCGAAATTAAACTTACAAACAAAATATGATTTCAGTGAAAAACAAGCAGAAGCGATTGTATCTTTACAACTTTATCGTTTAACGAATACAGATATACATGAACTTCAAAGTGAAGCAAAATCCCTAGCAGAACAAATTAGCGTTCTTGAAAAAATTCTAGGTGATGAAGCAGAACTTGTTGCTGTTCTAAAAGAAGAGCTAGCAGAAATCAAGAAAAAATATAAAACTGCCCGCCGTACAGAAGTGCAAGCAGAAATCACCGAAATCAAAATCGACACGGAAGTACTTGTTGCTAACGAAGATGTGATTGTTTCTGTGACGAAGGAAGGCTATGTAAAACGCACAAGCCAACGTTCGTATGCCGCTTCCAATGGCGCAGAACTAGCGATGAAAGAAGCCGACCATGCCATCTTCATCCAAAAAATGAATTCGCTCGATTCGCTCCTGTTATTCACTAGCAAAGGTAACTTCATTTATCGCCCAGTGCATGAGTTGCCTGATATTCGCTGGAAAAACCTTGGAGATCACGTTAGCCACCTGGCCAGTGATTTGTCAGCCGGCGAAGAAATTCGTTCCGCAATTGCAATTCAAGCCTTTACAGAAGAAAAACGCTTTTTATTTGTTACCAAAAACGGCATGACCAAGCAATCGGCTATCACGAATTACAAACCGCAGCGTTATTCTAAATCAATGATGGCAATCAAGCTAAAAGATGATGATGAGCTGTTAAGTGTTCATTTGATTGATGGTACAGAAGATATTTTCTTAGCAACCAAAAATGGTTACGGTCTTCGTTATTCCATTACTGAAATTCCAGAGTCCGGTGCAAGAACAGCCGGTGTAAAAGCGATTAACTTAAAACAAGAAGATATCGTTGTTGGCGGTGTAGTACTTACGCCGAATGAACAAAAACATATTCTTCTTGCAACACAGCGTGGTTCACTTAAACAAATGAAAGCAAGTGAATTTGAACCAATTTCTAGAGCAAAACGTGGCTTACTGATGTTACGCGAACTGAAAAGTAACCCGCATCGCTTCATTGGCTTAACGCTTGCTGACAGTAATGACCATCTGTTTATCGAAACAAATACAGATCAAGTAGTCGAAATAGACGTTGCTAATCTACGGATAACCGATCGCTATTCTAACGGATCTTTTGTACTAGATGAAACAATGGAAGGGGAACCAACCTCTATCTGGTTAGCAATCCCCGAAATTAAAGATACAACAGATGCAAAAGACGAATAA
- a CDS encoding S-ribosylhomocysteine lyase: MAEKMNVESFNLDHTKVKAPFVRLAGTKVGINGDEIYKYDVRFKQPNKEHMEMPALHSLEHLMAELARNHTDKLVDISPMGCQTGFYVSLINHSDYDDVLEIIATTLTDVTQATEVPACNEVQCGWAASHSLEGAQALAAEFLAKRSEWKNVFSE; this comes from the coding sequence ATGGCAGAAAAAATGAATGTAGAAAGTTTTAATTTAGATCATACGAAAGTAAAAGCACCTTTTGTAAGACTTGCGGGAACCAAAGTAGGCATCAACGGAGATGAGATTTACAAATACGATGTTCGCTTTAAACAACCGAATAAAGAACACATGGAAATGCCGGCGCTGCACTCTTTAGAGCATTTGATGGCAGAACTTGCAAGAAATCATACCGATAAATTAGTCGACATTAGTCCGATGGGATGCCAAACAGGATTTTATGTGTCATTGATAAATCATAGTGACTACGATGATGTTCTAGAAATCATCGCCACAACATTAACAGATGTTACCCAAGCAACAGAAGTTCCAGCATGCAATGAAGTTCAATGCGGGTGGGCAGCAAGCCACAGTTTAGAAGGCGCACAAGCACTTGCAGCAGAATTTCTTGCTAAAAGAAGTGAATGGAAAAATGTATTTAGCGAATAA
- a CDS encoding LapB repeat-containing protein: MSIKSKIIKIGVCSVMVLVPLSQTSFPSFAAEEIGMDTGQNIVNIPDPVLKTELNSVLRQASTADITEAQMATITGLSLDGNITDLTGLEFAKNLNTLNIFDIPTSSYAVLTQLSSLNRLVMSGSNITSSSIPDLNSLTTLENLSINNASLDNNIYAKINNIPNLGLLNLSGNKNITTVSGLQGLTKLTTLIVEDCRIADYRGVEKIPGLRSFGGGKQLFEAQETTEVKSNTLNYDAKAQTMFIPFSLLTPSSLTNFDGSKINPSNKLYEYEVTLSTGAVIESKMTASAEGITINGVAPADFDKIENFTVSALFDARKATVPANIAASFYGISNSKVIGKFTVDHSVNITAEDNISYIAGETITPEKFLTDIKANANGSTITSDVAEKVDFSKAGTYTVTLNAENSTGVKSEPMQVTVTIIEKTAITADPEVTYEIDTAKTEAEFLADIKAATNDQTAITSDFATVVDFAKAGEYTVTLNAESEAQKADPITVKVKISEKPVDPVDPTPDPDPTPDPDPTPDPTPDPTPDPTPTPADPDPTPDPKPTSPANSGQSGSLAKKSVKSKVSASAQASINTIKLPKTGDSLPATGVVVGFLVLGLGVMIARKK, from the coding sequence ATGTCAATAAAATCCAAAATTATAAAAATCGGAGTTTGTAGTGTGATGGTACTTGTGCCACTTTCCCAAACTTCTTTTCCGAGTTTTGCTGCTGAGGAAATAGGAATGGACACAGGACAAAATATTGTTAACATTCCTGATCCAGTATTAAAAACTGAATTGAATAGTGTCCTGCGCCAAGCAAGCACAGCTGATATTACAGAAGCCCAAATGGCGACTATTACGGGTCTTAGTTTGGACGGTAATATTACGGATTTAACTGGACTTGAATTTGCGAAAAACTTAAATACGTTAAACATATTCGATATACCTACAAGTAGCTATGCAGTATTAACGCAACTAAGTAGCCTAAATCGTTTGGTTATGAGCGGTTCCAATATAACGTCAAGTTCTATACCAGATTTAAATAGCTTAACAACCTTGGAAAATTTGAGTATAAATAATGCAAGCTTAGACAATAACATTTACGCTAAAATTAATAATATTCCCAATCTAGGTCTCCTAAATTTGTCAGGTAATAAGAATATTACTACTGTTTCCGGGCTACAAGGTTTAACTAAACTGACTACTTTAATTGTGGAAGATTGCCGGATTGCGGATTATAGAGGGGTAGAGAAAATCCCTGGACTAAGATCTTTCGGTGGCGGAAAACAATTATTTGAAGCGCAAGAAACTACAGAAGTTAAGAGTAATACACTTAACTATGATGCAAAAGCGCAAACAATGTTTATTCCTTTTAGCTTGTTGACACCAAGTTCTTTAACCAATTTTGATGGTTCCAAAATAAATCCTTCCAACAAGCTTTATGAGTATGAAGTGACTTTAAGTACTGGTGCTGTTATTGAAAGTAAGATGACTGCTTCAGCTGAGGGGATTACTATTAATGGTGTAGCTCCTGCTGATTTTGACAAGATTGAGAACTTTACTGTATCAGCCTTATTTGATGCTAGAAAAGCCACGGTACCTGCTAACATAGCAGCTAGCTTCTATGGCATAAGCAATTCTAAAGTTATAGGGAAATTTACCGTTGATCATTCAGTCAATATTACAGCGGAAGATAATATCTCGTATATCGCGGGAGAAACAATAACGCCAGAAAAATTCTTGACGGACATTAAAGCAAATGCCAATGGTTCGACTATTACAAGTGACGTTGCCGAAAAAGTCGATTTTTCGAAAGCTGGAACGTATACTGTAACGCTTAACGCAGAAAATTCAACCGGCGTGAAGAGCGAACCAATGCAAGTAACCGTAACAATTATTGAAAAAACAGCCATCACAGCTGATCCAGAAGTAACGTATGAAATTGATACTGCAAAAACAGAAGCAGAATTCTTGGCTGACATTAAAGCTGCGACCAATGATCAAACAGCTATTACAAGTGATTTTGCCACTGTAGTAGACTTCGCTAAAGCTGGCGAATATACCGTAACATTAAATGCTGAATCAGAGGCACAAAAAGCAGATCCCATTACTGTGAAAGTAAAAATCAGTGAAAAACCAGTCGACCCAGTGGACCCAACACCAGATCCAGACCCGACACCAGATCCTGATCCAACGCCGGATCCAACACCGGATCCAACACCGGATCCAACACCAACACCAGCTGATCCGGATCCAACACCAGATCCAAAACCAACATCACCAGCTAATTCTGGTCAATCTGGTAGCTTAGCAAAAAAATCAGTGAAATCTAAAGTATCTGCCTCAGCTCAAGCGTCTATCAATACGATAAAACTACCAAAAACAGGTGATTCGTTACCAGCAACAGGGGTAGTAGTAGGATTCTTAGTCTTAGGATTAGGCGTTATGATTGCGCGTAAAAAATAA